The Proteobacteria bacterium CG1_02_64_396 DNA segment AGCAGGGCGCTGCCGTGGCCAGGGGAGAGGACGAAACGGTCGCGATTGACCCACTTAGGGTCAGCCGGGTTGTGGCGCAGGTGTTTGTCCCACAGTGCGTAGGCCATGGGGGCGGCCCCCAGTGGCAATCCGGGGTGGCCCGAATTGGCCTGCTGAACCATGTCGATGGCCAGGCCGCGGATGGTGTTGATGGCGCGTTGATCGAGGTTGGAGGCGGTCATCGTGGCGATGCTCCCAAGGGGTGTAGACATTTATCAGAAAGGGTTTTCGTAGCACTTGAAGAGCCGGACTTGCCGGGCGCGGTATTGTGCATGAACGGGGGGAGAGGGGGTACCCCGAGGGGATCGGCGTGCCTGAAGGGAAATCGGTTGGGCAGCGCCTCGGAATCAAACTCGTAGACGTCTTGGGAAGCGCCGATTGATTCAGTGCTCCCTTGCGACCCATGGATGGGTCGCCAAAAACAAGAACGTAATGGCGGATTTTTGGTGCATTGGGAAGCTATCATCCCCCATCTGTTTACCCCCATCCCCCGTGGAGCCGACGTGCCATTGCATCAAACCCTGGAACGCTGGTGGCAGGGGGGGCACCCCCCCTGGTGGGGGGGATTGCTCCTACCGGCAAGCCACCTCTACGGCTGGATCGCCCACCAGCGCAACCGTCGTTACGACCGCCACCCCCCCTCACCCCTGGAGGGGGTGGTGGTGAGCATCGGCAACATCACGGTGGGAGGAAGTGGCAAAACCCCGGTGACCATCGACCTGACCCGGCATCTGCAAAAACGGGGTCTGAAGGTGGTGGTGGTCAGTCGGGGGTATGGGGGCAGTGGTCGTGGGGAGATCTGTTTGGAGGATCTGTCCCCTACCGAACAGGCGACGGTGGGGGGGGACGAACCGACCCTGATCCACCGCAGCACCGGCGCTCCGGTGGTGGTGGGGGCCCAACGTGCAGCGGCCTGCCGTTTGGCCCTGCGCCGCTACCGCCCCGACCTCATTGTGCTCGACGATGCCCTGCAACACCGGGCGGTACACCGTGACCTGAACGTGGTGGTGGTGGGGCGTAGCGGTTGGGGCAATGGCCACTACCTTCCGGCGGGGCCGCTGCGCGAGCCGGTGGTCGATGCCCTCGCCCGCTGCGACTGGGTGGTCCACTTTGGCCCTCTCCCCCCTGATTGCACCGGATTACCCGCCACCGCCGCCGCCACCACCGCTGGCCCCTGGTGCGACGGCAACTTAACCCCCTGCCCCCCCCCGCCCTCCGGCACCACCGTCACCCTGTACAGCGCCATCGCCCAGCCCGAACGGGTGGTGGCCACCCTGGCGCAGCAGGGAATCGGCGTGGCTGCTCGGATCACGCAGCGCGATCACGCCCACCCCGGCCCCCGGCAATGGCGCGCCATCGACCAACGCCCCACCCCCCTGTGGGTGACCACCGCCAAAGATGCGGTGCGTCTGCCCCCCGAGCGGCAAGCCGACCCCGCTCTGAAGGTGGTGACCCTGGAATTGATCTGGGATCCCTCCCCCCTGATCGACCAGATTGCCCATCGGGTGGCCAGCCGGAGCTTTTGAGGCTTTCTCTCGCCATCACCGAAATTTTACTGGAGCTGGGGGACCAACACCTCCGGCCAGCTCGGCGACGGCACCTTCAACACCAGCGCCACCCCGGTGCAGGTCGCCCCCTGGTGAACGTCAAAACACAAGAAGTGAAACGGTGTTGCGGGGGTTGACCTGCCCCCCGGCCGACGGTCGGCCCACCACTTCCAACAAAAAAGCCCCCGATTTGGGGGCTTTTTTGTTGGGGCCGTGCCCGCTGCTGGGAACGGGGTGAGGAACGGCAGAACGGGGTCTACCATCGGATTTTCCAGCAACTACCCTCTCAGCGGCGACAATTCCAGCGGTTTTTCTTAGAATCCCGCCCCTTTTGCTTGGAAATCCCCATCCGGCCCCGCCGCCGGTCGCACCTTGTGTAGGACGCCGCCATGACCCGACCCGATTTTCTCACCCGCCTGCGTCAAGCCGTTCTCATCGCCGACGGCGGCATGGGGACCATGCTGCAACGGGAAAACCTCGACCTTCAGGCCGATTTTCTGGGGCTGGAAAACTGCTCGGAGATCCTGCTCGAAACCCGCCCCGACATCATCGCCAAGATCCACCGCACCTATCTGCTGGCGGGGGCCGAGGCGATTGAGACCAACACCTTTGGCTCCAACCGGGTGGTCCTCGCCGAATACGACATCGGCGCCAAGGCCTACAACCTAAGCCTGCTGGGGGCCCAGATCGCCCGCGCCGCCGCCGACGCGGTGCAGGCCGAAACCGATCGCCCCCGCTACGTGCTCGGCTCCATCGGCCCCGGCACCAAACTCCCCTCGCTGGGCCACATCGCCTTCGATCCCCTGGCGGCCGCCTACCAAGAGCAAATCGAAGGGTTGATCGCCGGGGGCTCGGACGCCCTGATCGTCGAGACTTGCCAAGACCTGCTGCAAATCAAGGCTGCGGTGATGGGGGCGCGGCGCGCCTTTGTCGCCACCGGCAAACGGCTGCCGGTCATCGCCCAGGTCACCATGGAGACCACCGGCACCATGCTGCTCGGCACCGAGATGCCGGCGGCGCTCGCCGCCCTGATGGCGCTACCCGAGGTCGAGGTGATCGGGATGAACTGCGCCACCGGTCCCCAGGAGATGGCCCGCCACGTCAAAACCCTGTCGGAGATGTGCGACCGGATGCTGTCGGTACTGCCCAACGCCGGACTCCCCATTTTGGTCGACGGCCAGACCGTCTACCCGCTCGGGGCCGAGGAGTTCGCCGCTTGGCAGGAGCGCTTCGTGCACGAGGACGGGGTCAACATGGTGGGCGGTTGCTGCGGCACCACCCCCGACCACATCGCAGCCCTCGCCGCCCGACTCACCGATGCCCAACCCGCTTCGCGCCAACCGGTGTTCGAGCCCTCGGCCAGCTCCCTCTACCGCCGCGAGACCTTGCGCCAAGAAAACGCTGTGTTCGCCATCGGCGAGCGGACCAACGCCAACGGCTCGAAGAAATTCCGCGAGCTGCTCGCCGCCGAGGATCTCGACGGCATGGTCGAGATGGCCAAGGAGCAGGTGCGCGAGGGATCCCACGCCATCGACGTCTGCGCCGCCTATGTGGGGCGCGACGAGCTGGCCGACATGGACCGGCTCATGGCGCGCCTGGCGGTCGACGTCACCGCCCCCATCGTGGTCGATTCGACCGAGATCCCGGTGATCGAGGCGGCCCTCAAGCGGCTGGGGGGCAAGAGCATCGTCAACTCGATCAATCTTGAGGACGGCCCCGAGCGGGCGCGGCAAATCCTTACCCTGTGCCGGGAATACGGCGCGGCGGTGGTGGCGTTGACCATCGACGAGACCGGCATGGCCAAGACGGCGGCGCGCAAGGTCGAGATCGCCGCGCGCCTCTACCAACTGGCGGTCGAGGAGTGCGGCCTGCCTCCCGGCGACCTGCTCTTCGATCCCCTGACCTTCACCATCTGCACCGGCCAAGAGGACGACTTCGAACTCGCCATCGAGACGCTGGAGGGGATTCGGCAAATCCGCGCCCGCTTCCCTGAGGTTCAGATCGTTCTGGGGCTATCGAACATCTCCTTCGGCCTTAAGGCGGCGGCCCGACAGGCGCTCAACTCGGTCTTCCTCCACCACGCCGTTCAGGCCGGTATGACCTCGGCGATCATCCACGTCAGCAAGATTTTGCCGCTGTCGCGCATCGGCGAAGAGGCCCGATCCGCCTGCGAGGCAATGATCTTCAACCGCCGCAGCGAGGGGGTCGAAGATCCGCTGCACCGGCTGATGGCGCTTTACGAGGACGCCCAACTGGCCGAATCGGCCGCGACGCCCCCCCCCAAAACGGTGGAGGAGCGGTTGATCCGCCGCATCGTCGACGGCAACCGGGGCGGCATCGAAAACGACCTGGAGCAGGCGCTCACCACCTACACGCCGCTGCACATCATCAACGAACTGCTGCTCGAAGGGATGCGGGTGGTGGGGGAGCTGTTCGGCAAAGGGGAGATGCAGTTGCCCTTCGTATTGCAATCGGCCCAAACCATGAAGGCGGCGGTCTCCTTTTTAGAGCCCCACATGGAAAAGAGCGACGGCAAGGCCAAGGGGACCATGGTGCTGGCGACCGTGAAGGGGGACGTGCACGACATCGGCAAAAACCTGGTCGACATCATCCTGACCAACAACGGCTTTCGGGTGGTCAACCTGGGGATCAAACAGCCGGTCGAGGCGATCATCGAGGCGGCCCGGGCCGAGCAGGCCGACGCGGTGGGGATGTCGGGACTGCTGGTGAAATCGACCGTCATCATGAAAGAAAACCTAGAGGCGATGAGGGCAGCGGGGTTGGCGATGCCGGTGGCGCTCGGGGGTGCGGCGCTGACCCGCGACTTCGTCGAGAAGGACTGCCGCGCCGTCTACCCTACCACCACGTACGCCCGCGACGCCTTCGACGGACTGCGCTTCATGCAGGCGATCGAGCGGGGGGAGGATCCAACCGTGGCGGCGCCCCCCAAGGCGGCTGCGCCCAAGCGGGAGACCACCCCCCAAAAGGGGCCGGGGCTATTGGAGCGGCCCGAGCCGGAGGAGAGCACCGGACTCTTCAAATCGCGCATCGCCTTCGACACCCCCCCCCCCACCCCCCCCTTCTGGGGGGCGCGGATCATGGAATCGATCCCGCTCGACAACTTCCGCACGTATCTGAACGAAACGGTGCTGTTCCGCTTTCAGTGGGGGTTTCGCAAGGGCAAGTCGCAGTCGGCCGAGGATTACGTCCAGCAAATCGAGCAGGAGGTCCGCCCCATCCTCAACGACCTGCTGCGCCGGGTGAAGGCCGAGAAAATCCTGGCGCCCCAGGCCGCCTACGGGTTTTGGCCCGCCAACGGCGACGGCGACGACCTGGTGCTCTTCGATCCCGAGGATCCCACCCAAGAGATCGCCCGCTTCGCCCTGCCCCGCCAAACGCGGGAGGATGGGGTCTGTCTGGCCGACTTCGTCCGCCCCCTTTCAAGCGGGGTGCGCGACGTGGTGGGACTCCAGGTGGTGACGGTGGGGCAAAGGGTTTCGGATGTGGCGCGGCAGTGGTTCGAGGCCGACCAATACCAGAACTACCTCTACCTGCACGGGCTGGGGGTCGAGATGACCGAGGCGCTGGCCGAGTTTGTTCATGCCCGCATTCGGGCCGAGCTGGGGTATGCGGCGCAGGACGACCGCGACGTGAAGCGGGTTCTGAAGATGCACTACCGGGGGGCGCGGTATTCGTTTGGCTACCCCGCCTGTCCCGAGACCGGCGATCAAGCCAAGTTGCTGCCGCTGCTGGGGGGCGAAAAACTGGGGCTATCGCTTGGGGAGGGGGATCAACTCCACCCCGAAATGAGCACCTCGGCCATTGTGCTGGTGCATCCG contains these protein-coding regions:
- a CDS encoding tetraacyldisaccharide 4'-kinase; this translates as MGRQKQERNGGFLVHWEAIIPHLFTPIPRGADVPLHQTLERWWQGGHPPWWGGLLLPASHLYGWIAHQRNRRYDRHPPSPLEGVVVSIGNITVGGSGKTPVTIDLTRHLQKRGLKVVVVSRGYGGSGRGEICLEDLSPTEQATVGGDEPTLIHRSTGAPVVVGAQRAAACRLALRRYRPDLIVLDDALQHRAVHRDLNVVVVGRSGWGNGHYLPAGPLREPVVDALARCDWVVHFGPLPPDCTGLPATAAATTAGPWCDGNLTPCPPPPSGTTVTLYSAIAQPERVVATLAQQGIGVAARITQRDHAHPGPRQWRAIDQRPTPLWVTTAKDAVRLPPERQADPALKVVTLELIWDPSPLIDQIAHRVASRSF
- a CDS encoding methionine synthase, translated to MTRPDFLTRLRQAVLIADGGMGTMLQRENLDLQADFLGLENCSEILLETRPDIIAKIHRTYLLAGAEAIETNTFGSNRVVLAEYDIGAKAYNLSLLGAQIARAAADAVQAETDRPRYVLGSIGPGTKLPSLGHIAFDPLAAAYQEQIEGLIAGGSDALIVETCQDLLQIKAAVMGARRAFVATGKRLPVIAQVTMETTGTMLLGTEMPAALAALMALPEVEVIGMNCATGPQEMARHVKTLSEMCDRMLSVLPNAGLPILVDGQTVYPLGAEEFAAWQERFVHEDGVNMVGGCCGTTPDHIAALAARLTDAQPASRQPVFEPSASSLYRRETLRQENAVFAIGERTNANGSKKFRELLAAEDLDGMVEMAKEQVREGSHAIDVCAAYVGRDELADMDRLMARLAVDVTAPIVVDSTEIPVIEAALKRLGGKSIVNSINLEDGPERARQILTLCREYGAAVVALTIDETGMAKTAARKVEIAARLYQLAVEECGLPPGDLLFDPLTFTICTGQEDDFELAIETLEGIRQIRARFPEVQIVLGLSNISFGLKAAARQALNSVFLHHAVQAGMTSAIIHVSKILPLSRIGEEARSACEAMIFNRRSEGVEDPLHRLMALYEDAQLAESAATPPPKTVEERLIRRIVDGNRGGIENDLEQALTTYTPLHIINELLLEGMRVVGELFGKGEMQLPFVLQSAQTMKAAVSFLEPHMEKSDGKAKGTMVLATVKGDVHDIGKNLVDIILTNNGFRVVNLGIKQPVEAIIEAARAEQADAVGMSGLLVKSTVIMKENLEAMRAAGLAMPVALGGAALTRDFVEKDCRAVYPTTTYARDAFDGLRFMQAIERGEDPTVAAPPKAAAPKRETTPQKGPGLLERPEPEESTGLFKSRIAFDTPPPTPPFWGARIMESIPLDNFRTYLNETVLFRFQWGFRKGKSQSAEDYVQQIEQEVRPILNDLLRRVKAEKILAPQAAYGFWPANGDGDDLVLFDPEDPTQEIARFALPRQTREDGVCLADFVRPLSSGVRDVVGLQVVTVGQRVSDVARQWFEADQYQNYLYLHGLGVEMTEALAEFVHARIRAELGYAAQDDRDVKRVLKMHYRGARYSFGYPACPETGDQAKLLPLLGGEKLGLSLGEGDQLHPEMSTSAIVLVHPQARYFGV